GTCGTTGCGGCCTGCGCGACCGCTGCGGTTGAAGAGGGTGCCGTGGACAGATGCTGCACGAGTGCGTCGGCGAGGGCGTGCTGCACGTCGGCGAGCGGCGCATCGACGCCCATCGTCTTCATGTCCACCGTGGCCAGGCCGGAATAACCGCACGGATTGATCCAGGTGAACGGAGATAAATCCATCGCCACGTTCAGCGACACGCCGTGATAAGTGCAGCCGTTGCCGCGCACCTTCAGGCCCAGCGCGGCGATCTTGGCGCCCTTGCTCGGACCGTCGGCGATATAGATGCCGGGCGCGCCTTCGACGCGTTCACCCGCCAGATTATACGCCGCCAGCACATCGATCACCGCCTGCTCGATCTTGTGGACGAACTGGCGCGCATACAGCTTGCCGCCCGGCTTGTTGCGGCGCAGGTCCATCAGCAGGTAGATCACGACCTGGCCGGGGCCGTGGTACGTGACTTCGCCGCCGCGGTCCGTCTGGACGACGGGCACGTCGTGCGCCCCGACGCTCAGCAGATGGCCGCGGTCGGCGCCCAGCCCGAGCGTGAACACGGGCGGATGCTCGACGATCCACAACTCGTCGGGCGTGTCGGGCGTGCGCGCATCCGTGAAGGCGCGCATCGCGGCAAATATGGGTTCGTAGTCGGCGCGGCCAAGCTCACGGATGACCGGGCGGTTCGCTTGCATGGATAGGATCTTTGAAGGGATACCCCGTCATTATAAGCCAGCCTGATGGGCAGCGCCGCGAACCCATCGAAAGCGCGAAACTTACAGGACGATCTTGACCATCGGGTGCGACGACAGCTCGCGGTACAGGTTGTCGAGCATCTCGCGGCTGGTGGCGCGCACGATCACGGTCAGGCCCGTGTAGGCGCCCTTGGCCGACGGCCGCACTTCCATCTTGCCAGCATGGAAAGTCGGATCGTGGATGGTGACCACTTCGACGATCGTGGTGGCGAAATCGTCGTGCGTCGGGCCCATGACCTTGATCGGGAAATCGCTCGGGTATTCGATGAGGGAATCTTTCGGGTCCATAGGCCACTCCTTTTGTAAAACAGCATTGTAGCCAAACCGGTCCGATTCCGCCCGATCAACGCTCCTCGCCCGATCAACGCTCTTTCTGGTCCCGCCCGCGCTGGTCGACGCGCGCACGGTGCTCTTCCGCCTTGGCCGGAGCGGGTGCCGGTGGCGGCGGCGCCGGTGCCGCGACGGGTGCCGGGCGCGGCGCCATCTGCACGGGCGGCGCCATCTGCACGGGCGGCGGCGCCGGGCGCTCGACGGGTGGCGGCGCCAACCGTTCGATGCGGGCCTCCGTCCGTTCGATCCGGGGTTCCGGACGTTCGAAGCGCGGCTGCGGGCGCTCGACGCGCTGGACCGGCTGCGTTGCCGGCGCGACCATCATCGGCTGTTGTTGCGGCTGTTGTTGCGGCTGCGGCTGCACCTGCGGCTGGGCCTGCAGCACCGGCTGGCGGTTGCGGCGCCATTCTTCCATCTGTTCGCGGCGCTCGTCACGACGCTCGTCACGATCCATCCGGTCGCGGCGCCAGCCGCCGGGCACGCCCGCCGGCGGCACCATCTGCGGCTGCTGGATCGTCGGGCTGACCGTCGACAGCGCTTGCTGCGGTTGATGCGGCGTCGGGCTCGCGATGGTGCTCAGCGGCTGCGACGGCAGGTGCGGCGTCGGACTCGTGACGGGCAAGGCCTGGGCCGGCGCCGCCTGCGGCACGAGGCCCGGCATACGCTGGCTCACGACAACGTCGCGCTCGACGCGTTCCGTCTCGATGCGGCGCTCGCGGCCCGGGTCCGCGTGATGCCCGTCCATGCGGACAATGCCGGCGGGGCCGCGATTCGGCCAGTTCGACTGCCCGTGCGGCTGCGGCCCGGGCGGCGGCGCACTGGCCGGAATGTTGCGCACCAGTACCGGCGGCGCGGTGATGATCGGCGAGCGCGGCACATTCACCCGGCCCGGCTGGCGGAAGCGGTCCTCCGGCACGACCGTGAGACCCTGCGGGCGGTAGTCGCGCGGGCGGCGCGGGTCGTCGCGCACGTGTTCGTTCAGCCAGCGCAGGTGGTTGTCCGGCGCGCGCCAGGTCGGGATGTAGCGGTCGTGCGGCGTCAGCGGATACCAGCCGGCGGCGGGCAGCGTGCGGTTGCGGTCGCGGAACGCGAGGTTCCAGCCGTCGCCGCCGACCCAGCCGACGAGCGCCGGCGCCCACACCAGGTGCTCATGACGGCGGCCCGGCGCCCAGGCCCAGCGGTTGTGCACCTGCACCCAGCGGCCGTAGTGGAACGGCGCATAACCCCAGGGCGCGTTGTCGACCCAGGTCCAGCCCCACGGCTCGAGCCACGTCCAGCAGCCGTCGCGGTACGGCACCCAGGTCGAGGCCACGGTCGGGATCCACAGCGGGCCGTATTCGACGTCTTCGCGCCAGCTGCCGTAGCGGTCGAGGTCTTCGTAACCCGTCATCTCGGGCGTCACGTAGCGGCTTGATGCGGCATTGTCTTCGTAGCGGTCACGCACGAGGGCCCATTCGTCGAAGGCGTCGCGCACGGCGGTCAAGGTGCGGATATCGTTGTCGCCCACTTCCGCACGCCGGCCGGCGCGCAGGGTCAGCTGGGAATCGCCGTCCTCGACGAGCGCCACGCCGTCGAACACCGTCACAAAACTGGTGTCGCGCACGCGCTCGGCATCGACGCGCACGCGGCCCGGCTGCTGCAGGCGCACGCGCGCCTGCGGGGTCTCGAGTTCGAAGCCGGACAGCACATCCGCATTGATCACCCGCACGCTGACGCTGCCGTAGTGCAGGCGCAGGCGCAGTGCGGCGTCGTCAAGCTGCGTCACTTCCAGCGAGGAATCGCCGTCCAGGCGGATCGACGTCGAGCCGATGCGCACCTCCGTGCGGGCACCGTCCGTCGTCGTGATCGTGTTGCCGGACGTGACGGGCCAGTTGATCTGGGCCGCCATCATCTCGGCGCCGACGTCGCTGCCGATGGTGACCTGCCCCTGGGTCAGCGCGACGCGCCCCACGCGCGCGGGCGGATCGGCCGCCGCGGCCAGTGCCGTCAGGGTGGAAAAAGCGAGCAGGACGGCTGTTTTCGCAACGCGGTTGGACATGATGTCTCCAGGGGAAGGGCTGTTTTTGTAATGGATTGCGTCTAGTGCATTACAACGCACGAGCGCGCGAGACGCCGACAGAAATTACAAATGGTTGCGAAATGTATCCACCGATCGGGCGCGGCGCCGAGCCTGCTGCGCATTGTGGATTCGCCTTGCGATGCTCGCTGTACTGCTCGTACAGCCGCGCTTCTCAGCCACGGCCGCCCGCGACGGTTTGTCGAGGTGCCCTCTTAGGCATGGGCCGGCTTGACGAAGAACAGCAGGGCGCCGACGACGACCAGCACGCCGCCAAAGAAACGGTTCTGCGCCTTGACGGCGCGCGGATCGCGGAACCAGCGCTGCATCGACGACGCCAGCAGGGCGTAGCCGTGCATCACGGTGGTGTCGATGGTGACCATCGTCGCGCCCAGGATCGCCAGCTGCGGCAGCACGGGCGCATCCTGCGCGATGAATTGCGGCAGCACGGCGACCATGAAGATGATCCCTTTCGGGTTCGTCGCATTGGTGAGAAAACCGGTCAGCACGCGGCGGCCGAACGTCGGGTGCGCGGCATGGCCGGCCGTCGCTACGGCAGCCGTCGGCACGCCGTCCGCCTCGGCTTGCGAACGCCACTGGCTGATGCCGAGCCAGATCAGGTACAGCGCGCCGACGACCTTGACGA
This genomic stretch from Massilia putida harbors:
- the lipB gene encoding lipoyl(octanoyl) transferase LipB — translated: MQANRPVIRELGRADYEPIFAAMRAFTDARTPDTPDELWIVEHPPVFTLGLGADRGHLLSVGAHDVPVVQTDRGGEVTYHGPGQVVIYLLMDLRRNKPGGKLYARQFVHKIEQAVIDVLAAYNLAGERVEGAPGIYIADGPSKGAKIAALGLKVRGNGCTYHGVSLNVAMDLSPFTWINPCGYSGLATVDMKTMGVDAPLADVQHALADALVQHLSTAPSSTAAVAQAATTN
- a CDS encoding DUF493 family protein; the encoded protein is MDPKDSLIEYPSDFPIKVMGPTHDDFATTIVEVVTIHDPTFHAGKMEVRPSAKGAYTGLTVIVRATSREMLDNLYRELSSHPMVKIVL
- a CDS encoding DUF6600 domain-containing protein, which codes for MSNRVAKTAVLLAFSTLTALAAAADPPARVGRVALTQGQVTIGSDVGAEMMAAQINWPVTSGNTITTTDGARTEVRIGSTSIRLDGDSSLEVTQLDDAALRLRLHYGSVSVRVINADVLSGFELETPQARVRLQQPGRVRVDAERVRDTSFVTVFDGVALVEDGDSQLTLRAGRRAEVGDNDIRTLTAVRDAFDEWALVRDRYEDNAASSRYVTPEMTGYEDLDRYGSWREDVEYGPLWIPTVASTWVPYRDGCWTWLEPWGWTWVDNAPWGYAPFHYGRWVQVHNRWAWAPGRRHEHLVWAPALVGWVGGDGWNLAFRDRNRTLPAAGWYPLTPHDRYIPTWRAPDNHLRWLNEHVRDDPRRPRDYRPQGLTVVPEDRFRQPGRVNVPRSPIITAPPVLVRNIPASAPPPGPQPHGQSNWPNRGPAGIVRMDGHHADPGRERRIETERVERDVVVSQRMPGLVPQAAPAQALPVTSPTPHLPSQPLSTIASPTPHQPQQALSTVSPTIQQPQMVPPAGVPGGWRRDRMDRDERRDERREQMEEWRRNRQPVLQAQPQVQPQPQQQPQQQPMMVAPATQPVQRVERPQPRFERPEPRIERTEARIERLAPPPVERPAPPPVQMAPPVQMAPRPAPVAAPAPPPPAPAPAKAEEHRARVDQRGRDQKER
- a CDS encoding LysE family transporter, which encodes MSFITWIGFVIAATLIAISPGSGAILSMSHGLAYGLKKASATVLGLQLGLVLVLVIAGAGVGSLLLASEPAFTVVKVVGALYLIWLGISQWRSQAEADGVPTAAVATAGHAAHPTFGRRVLTGFLTNATNPKGIIFMVAVLPQFIAQDAPVLPQLAILGATMVTIDTTVMHGYALLASSMQRWFRDPRAVKAQNRFFGGVLVVVGALLFFVKPAHA